Genomic segment of Streptomyces sp. SAI-127:
GCCCGAGCCGTCGACGAGGCCGAATCCGTAGGCGCCGAACACCGTTCCGTTGTCGACCAGCAGCCGGGTGACGTACACGTGCGGCAGGACGGGGATGGCGAGTTGCCGCCCGCGCAGACGCAGGGCCCGGTGCAGGTCCGGGCCGGTGAGCCGTGTGGTGGACGTGCTGGCGGTGCGGCCGGGGCGCCTGCCGCGGGGCTCGACCCCATCGATGGGCTGCGCGGCGGCGCGTGGCGCGATCCGCTCGCCAGGCAGAGCGGCCCGTAAGTGGCTCTGCCGCGACGTGTCAGCCGAGTGCCGCTCCCCGGTGTCGCCAAGGCGGGCAGGGGCGGGCGCCCACTCGGCATCGTCCCACGCCGCGCTGGCCGGGGGCGTCTTCGCGGGCCCGTTGGGTGACCACGACGACCGCGACACCGGCCTCGGCGACTTCGATGGCCGCTCGGAGGCCTGACGCACCGCATCCCACCACAAGGACGGACGTGGTGAGCTGGCGTCCGAGCGAAGACATGGGTCCTCCTACGACAGCGAAGGAAAAGGATCATTGGTTGGGATCGACCGGACAGGACCCCGATTTGTGACAACCTCAGCGTGTTTTCGGGCGTGGAAGTAGTCACACTGTCTGTCCGCACCGCGAGGGAGGGGCCGCCGGGTATCGTGACAAGGATTCTTCCGAACACCGCTGTGGGAGCACTGTTGTTCCCCCGGATCCCGCCGAGGAGCCGAGTCGCATGATCGCCAGCCCGCTTCCCGCTCTGGTCGGCCGGCAGCGTGAGTGCACGGCGCTCGACAACCTGCTGGCCGGCCTTCGGGCCGGCGGTTCCCGCGTCATGGTCGTCCGGGGCGAGGCGGGCATCGGCAAGTCGGTGCTGCTGGAGTACATGGCTGCGCAGGCGTCCCGGGTGCAGGTGACCTGGGCGCGCGGTGTCGAGGCCGACATGGAGCTCCCTTACGCGAGCCTGCACCAGGTGTGCGCGCCGTTCCTGGACGGTGTCGAAGAACTGCCGCAACCCCAACGTGACGCCCTGCGCGTGGCATTCGGGACGGCGGTCGGCGATCCGCCCGACCGTTTCCTGGTCGGCCTCGCCGTGCTGACCCTGCTCACTCGCGCCTCAGAGCCCCGGCCGGTGCTGGTGCTGGTGGACGACGCCCAGTGGCTGGATCAAGTGTCGTTGCAGACACTTGAGTTCGTGGCCCGGCGACTGCTCGCGGAGCCGGTCGCCATGGTCTTCGCGGTCCGCGACCCCGAGGGGCAGTCCGCGCTCGCGGGCCTGCCGGCGCTGCAACTCAGCGGACTCGACGCCGCTTCGGCCGGGGAACTCCTGGAGGGAGCTGTGGGGGGACGGTTGGAGGAGCGGGTCCGGGACCGGTTCGTGGCCGAGACACACGGCAACCCGCTGGCGCTGCTGGAATTCTCCCGCGGCCGCAGCGCCGCCGAACTGGCCTACGGCGTCGACGCGTCGAGTGCCCCGGTCGTCCAAGGGCCGGTGGCCGGCCGCGTCGAGCGTGACTTCGCCGGGCGGCTCGGTGCGCTGCCGGCCGCGACCCGCACCCTGCTGCTGATCGCTGCGGCGGAACCGGTGGGCGACGTGCGCCTATTGATCCGCGCGGCCGCTTCCCTCGGCATCACTCCGGACGCCGCACCGGCCAAGGCAGCTGGCCTGATCGAGTTCGGCGAGCCCGTACGGTTCCGGCACCCGCTGGTCCGTTCGGCGGTCTACCACGGAGCCGAGCCGGAGGATCGACGTGCGGTGCACCGGGCCCTGGCCGAGGCCACGGACCCCCTCCTGGACCCTGACCGGCGCGCCTGGCACGCCGCGCAGGCGGCCGACGGGCCGGACGAGGAGGTCGCCGCAGGACTGGAGCAGGCCGCCGACCGCGCCCGGCAGCGCGGGGGCATCGCGGCCGAGGCGGTTCTGCTGGAACGCGCGGTGGAGGTGACGCCCGATCCCTGGCCGCGAGGGCGCCGGGCACTTGCCGCGGCCGAGGCGCACTTCTCGGCCGCCGCGCCCGAACGGGCCACGGAATTGGCCGCGGTGGCCGACCTGTATCCCCTCAGTGTCCTGGACCGGGCCCGCCTGGCACGTCTGCGGGCCAGAATCCTGTTCGCCCGCAGCCGCAGCGACGAGGCGGCACCACTGCTCCTGAACGCGGCGGCACAGTTCACCGCGGCCGGATCTCCCCTGGCGCGGGAGACGTACCTGGAGGCGATTAGCGCGACCATCTTCGCCGGCCGGGTCCATGGTCCGACAGGCGCCCGCGCCGCGGCGATCGCGGCTCGCGCGTCCGGGGCGCCCTCCTCGGGCTCCAAGGCCGCGGACGCTCTCTTGGACGGTGTGGCGGCCCTACTCGCGGACGGCTCGGAGACGGCTGTCCCGGCCCTGCGCGAGGCACTCGACCTGCTCGAGCACGAAGAGCTCCGCACGCGAGAGGCGGCCGTACGGTGGCTGCTTCTGGCCCCGGTCGCGCTTGAGTCGTTCATCCACTGGGCCTGGGACCTGCATGCCTGGGACACACTCTCGACTCGCGCAGTGCGTCTGGCCCGCGACATCGGAGCACTCGGCAGCCTGCCGCCGGCTCTGATCTACGCGGGAGGGGTGCACATCCACTACGGCGACTTCGCCGAGGCCGACCGGATGATCGACGAGGCCGACGCGATCGCCACCGCGACCGGCCACGCCCCGCACAAATACGCCACGCTCGTCCTGGCCGCGTGGCGGGGTGAGGCGGATGTCGCCGCCGGCATCATCGAAGAAGCCAGGGAGCGCGCCGTGCAGCGGGGCGAAGTGTCCCTGCTCGGTGCCATGGGCTACATCCAGGGCGTGCTCTTCAACGGATTGGCCCGCTACGAAGAGGCGATCGAGGCCGCCCGCACTGGTATTGAGCACGACGGGTTCAACTTCACTGGTCTGTCGCTGGTCGAACATGTGGAGGCCGCGACGCGTTGCGGTGAACTCGACCAGGCCCGCGCCTCGCTGGCCCGCCTTACCGAACTCACCCGCGCCGCCGAATCCGGATGGGCGCGGGGTGCGAGCGCACGCAGTGAGGCGCTGCTGGCCGACGGTGAGGCGGCCGACCGCCTGTACCGCACGGCGATAGAGGAATTCGGCCGCGGCGGGGTTGTCGTGGAGGTGGCACGCACCCACCTGCTGTACGGCGAGTGGCTGCGGCGCGCCCAGCGCCGCGCGCAGGCTCGCGAGCATCTCCGCACGGCTCACGACATGTTCGACGCGATGCCGGCGCAAGCGTTCGCCGAACGGGCCCGCCGTGAGCTGATCGCCACTGGCGAGCAGGTGACCGCGCGGGAGACCACACCTGCGAACGCTCTCACACCGCAGGAGTCGCAGGTCGCAGCCCTCGCCGCCGACGGCATGACGAACGCGCGGATCGGCGCGGAGCTGTTCATCAGCCCCCATACCGTGGAATGGCACCTGCGGAAGGTCTACGTGAAGCTCGGCATCAGGTCCCGTCGAGCCCTACCGGACGTCCTCGACAGCGCGCGGGCGCGGTGAGTTGGAACCGACAGCCATCACGAATCCGCGGGGGCCGCGCACCTATGGGGGACGGCATACAGTGCCTAGATCCGGTGCACCCGGTCCAGCCGCACCGGGTCGGTCAGTGCCTCGCGCAGGCGAGGAACGAGGTCGGCTTCGCCCCACCTCGTTCGGCACGCCCCGTCGTACGCTCGCCACATCCGTCCTCTTGCAGTCCGTACTCCCGTCGGACTTGGTTGGCTCGTGGCGGAGTCGATCGGGACGGCCCTCGGCACCACGCTGCTCGAACGCGCCGGAAGGCCTGTGACGCACAACTGGGGCACCCTACTGGCCACAGTCGGCATAGGGGCGGCCGTCTCCCTCGGTGTCACCCTGTTGACCCTGCCGGCCTTGTGGCGTTCGACGCGACCGCAGGGACTACGTCACGAGTGAATCGCTCCCGGCCGCGTCACGTGTAAGGACTTCAGAAGACGGCGATGATCCTCGCTCCGGAGGACAGCCATGGCCGCAGAACGCCTGCCGCAATCACAACGCACACTGTGATGTGCAGAACCACCAGATGAGGGAGACAGTGGCAATGGTGGATCCGGCGAGCCCGATCAGAACGTCGAACAACGGGACACGAAGCACTGAGGCTCCGCGGGAACTTGGCGTCATGGCCTCGGTGTTCGCCAACTTCCGTCAGTACCTCATGGGATGGGGCACACAGAGCCGAGCGGGCAACACCGTCGACCGGTTCCGCAGCGGGCTTGCCACCCCGCAGTTCAACGGCGTCGTACGCGTACGGTCGGTGTCCGCGGATGGGGCGGACGTGACGGCCGTCCGCAAGGAGTTCGCGAACGTCCCCTGGTGGTGGTGGGTCGGACCCGACAGCCCCGAGGACACCGCCGACGTCCTGCGGTGCTGCGGTGGACGAGAGCTCACGGCCCTCCCCGTGATGGTGCTCCCGCTCGACGAACCGGCCGACCCGGGCACCGTCCCGCACACCGCTCCCACCGGTTTGCGGGTGGAACCGGTCCGGGACGATGAACGGCTGGCCGAGTTGGCCCGGACATACCGGGTGTCGATGGGTATCGAGCCCGGGCTGGAGGCCGAGATGGTGCGCATCGAGTCGCGGCGCGAGGACAACGCCGACATCATCCGGCTGGCCGCCGTGCTGGACGGCCGAGTGGTCGGGACCACCGTGGTGATCACCGCCCACGGGGTGGCCGGGATCTTCCTCGTCCACGTGGCCGAAGCACATCGCCGGCGGGGCGTCGGTGCGGCCCTGACGGCCGCCGCGCTCCAGGTGGGGTGGGAGCGCGGGATGCGCTGCGCCGCGCTGGTGGCCAGCCCTGCGGGCGAACCGTTGTACCGACGTTTCGGCTTCACGACGACAACCGAGTACCGGCTGTTCGCCTTCCCCGCCTGAGCTGCAGCCGGCCCGGACGCGGAGTACGCGCTGCCCGTCCAACCTGCACGCCGGCGCCGCGGGTGAAGAGGGCGCGCACGTAGCCCTGGCAAGCGATCGGCCACCGTGTCACACGGAGTGCCGACGACCGGTCTAGAGGATAAGGACCGAGAGGAACAGAGGACACCGTGCGTGAGATCTTGATCGTGGGCGGCGGGTACGCGGGCTTCTACACCGCGTGGGGCCTGGAGAAGAGGCTGTGGCCGGGCGAGGCGCGCGTCACCATCGTCGACCCCCGCCCGTACATGACGTACCAGCCCTTCCTGCCCGAGGTCGTGGCCGGTTCGGTGGAGGCCCGGCACGCGGCGGTCTCGCTCCGCCGTCACCTCCACTACACGCGTCTGGTGGCGGGCTCGGTGACGGAGATCCGCCACAGCGCGCGCACGGTCACGGTCCGCTCGGAGTCACGGCTATCCCTCGACCTGCATTACGACGTGCTGGTGGTGACGGCGGGGGCGGTCACCCGGACCTTCCCGATCCCGGGGCTGAACGATCAGGCGTACGGACTCAAGCACGTCGAGGAGGCGGTGGCGATCCGCGACCGCCTCCTCACCTCGTTCGACCGTGCGGCCGGTCTGCCGCGCGGGCCCGAACGCGCCAAACTGCTCAGCGTCACCGTCGTCGGTGGCGGATTCTCCGGAGTGGAGGGATTTGGTGAGCTGCTGGCCCTGGCGACCGCGTTGCTCAAGCAGTACCCGGAGATCGGCGCGGACGAACCGGCCTTCCACCTGGTCGAGGCACGGGACCGCATCCTGCCCGAGGTCACGGATCGGCCGGGCGCCTGGGTGGTGCGTTCACTGGAGAAACGGGGGGCGCGAGTGCACCTGAACACCCAGCTGCTCTCCGCCGAGGACGGCCGGGTGCGGCTGTCGGACGGCACCGAGTACGACTCGGGCCTGCTGGTGTGGACGGCCGGCAACGCCGCCAACCCGATCGTGCACAACCACAGCGACCTGCCCGTCGACGAGCGGGGCCTGCTCACCGTACGGGCGGATCTGCGGGTCACCACGGACACCGATGTGGTGCCCGACGTCTGGGCGGCGGGGGACGACGCCTCGGTGCCCGATCTCGCGGCCGGGAGGCCGGGCGCGCACACCGTGCCCAACGCCCAGCACGCCGTCCGCCAGGGCAAGCTGCTGGCGAAGAACATCCTGGCGTCGCTGCGCGGCCGTCCGACCAAGGACTACGTGCACCGCAGTCTCGGTGTGGTGGCCACACTCGGGCTCGGCCGCGGCATCTTCCAGTACCGGGGCCTAGTCATCAAGGGGTTCCCGGCCTGGCTGATGCACCGTGGTTACCATGTTCTGGCCATACCGAGCTGGGAACGCAAGACGCGTGTGTTCGCCGTGTGGGTCACGGCCCTTCTCTACGGCCGCGACATAGTGTCGCTGGCGTCGGTGCAGCACCCGAGGGAGGCATTCGTCTCCCGCGGCGAACTGCGCCGCGGAGAGGAACCCGCGCAGCCCGGAGGACGGCTCACGGCATGACGGCGCGGTACAGTCCGCGGCCAGCCCGCTGGACGCGCGAGGCGCCGACGAGACGGTCGAGTGTGCTGCGGACGGCGTTGATGCTGCCGCTGTCGGTGTCGCGTCTCAGCGCCGACGCGACGTCGCGGGCGCGGACCTCGGTGTCCCCGGCCTGCGCGAAGTACGCCAGGATCTGCTCCGTGAGCTCGTACGTCGTGCTGCCGTCGCCCGCCTTGTCGCTCCGGCCCGCCGTGGCCGGGGACTCTGCGGCGGCTTCGGCGGTTGCTGCGGCGCGCGCGGCCTGCGGCTTCGTCGGCGACGGGACGCTCACGGGGGCGGGATCCCGCGGGGATGGGGCGGCCGCCGGGCCGGTGCCGGGCATGAGGGCCTGAAGGGCGTCGAGCGCCCGCTGCACGGAACCGAGATGGGCGGTGACCGCGGCCAGTTCCCTCTCCAACGCCTGCTTCTGGATCTCCAGTCGGGCCAGGTCCTCCTGGAGACTCTCGGCGGTGCTCTCGATGGCGCGAGCCGTCTGGGTCACGGAGCCCATGGGTTCCTCTCGTCCTCAACCCTGTGTCCTGGCGGGACCGCTCAATGCTCCCGGCGCGGCACCGAGGGGATGCTGGCGAACATCATATGCAGCGGCCCCGTCGGCCGAGAGCAGAGTGGGCGGTCCCAAGCAGAGCACACCGTTGATCGGGCCGTCAGGGACGGCGGGCCGGGGACGGAGCGAGCCCCGTGGCGCTCCCTTCGTCCGCCGGGGGCGCCTCGTGGTCGCCGGCTGCGGGCAGCCGTCTGATCTTCTCGGACACCGCGTTGATCCGGGCGTTCACCTCGTCGATCGCCTCCCGGAGCACCCCGAGCCGTCCCTCCAGGACGGCGGCCTTCGCGGCGAGCAAGACGGTGACGTCGGCTGGGTCGGTCCGGCGGTCGGCGTCTCGCGTCATCCTCGTATCCCGCCTCGGCCCGCGTAGGAAGTCCGGCGGACGGGCTTCGGGGGACCGGCGGTCGCCCGGGCGCGACTGATGAATGTCCCTGCCATGCTCCTCCTTCGTCGCCGCGGGGCCCGGGCACGGACCGCCACGAGCTGTCGGTACCGCATTGACCGGGTAGTTGAGGAAGCTGTGACAGCCGCCGTGCGGTCGCCGTCACGGCAGTTCGCAGCCCAGGGACGGCGCGTCCTGGGAGAAGGGGGTGCCGTGCGGCAGGACGTAGAGGACCTCCAGGACGACGTCCGTGGCTCCGCGGTTCTCGCCGATGTGCACG
This window contains:
- a CDS encoding FAD-binding protein, whose product is MSSLGRQLTTSVLVVGCGASGLRAAIEVAEAGVAVVVVTQRAREDAPGQRGVGRCRVGARPCPPWRHRGAALG
- a CDS encoding LuxR family transcriptional regulator gives rise to the protein MIASPLPALVGRQRECTALDNLLAGLRAGGSRVMVVRGEAGIGKSVLLEYMAAQASRVQVTWARGVEADMELPYASLHQVCAPFLDGVEELPQPQRDALRVAFGTAVGDPPDRFLVGLAVLTLLTRASEPRPVLVLVDDAQWLDQVSLQTLEFVARRLLAEPVAMVFAVRDPEGQSALAGLPALQLSGLDAASAGELLEGAVGGRLEERVRDRFVAETHGNPLALLEFSRGRSAAELAYGVDASSAPVVQGPVAGRVERDFAGRLGALPAATRTLLLIAAAEPVGDVRLLIRAAASLGITPDAAPAKAAGLIEFGEPVRFRHPLVRSAVYHGAEPEDRRAVHRALAEATDPLLDPDRRAWHAAQAADGPDEEVAAGLEQAADRARQRGGIAAEAVLLERAVEVTPDPWPRGRRALAAAEAHFSAAAPERATELAAVADLYPLSVLDRARLARLRARILFARSRSDEAAPLLLNAAAQFTAAGSPLARETYLEAISATIFAGRVHGPTGARAAAIAARASGAPSSGSKAADALLDGVAALLADGSETAVPALREALDLLEHEELRTREAAVRWLLLAPVALESFIHWAWDLHAWDTLSTRAVRLARDIGALGSLPPALIYAGGVHIHYGDFAEADRMIDEADAIATATGHAPHKYATLVLAAWRGEADVAAGIIEEARERAVQRGEVSLLGAMGYIQGVLFNGLARYEEAIEAARTGIEHDGFNFTGLSLVEHVEAATRCGELDQARASLARLTELTRAAESGWARGASARSEALLADGEAADRLYRTAIEEFGRGGVVVEVARTHLLYGEWLRRAQRRAQAREHLRTAHDMFDAMPAQAFAERARRELIATGEQVTARETTPANALTPQESQVAALAADGMTNARIGAELFISPHTVEWHLRKVYVKLGIRSRRALPDVLDSARAR
- a CDS encoding GNAT family N-acetyltransferase, coding for MASVFANFRQYLMGWGTQSRAGNTVDRFRSGLATPQFNGVVRVRSVSADGADVTAVRKEFANVPWWWWVGPDSPEDTADVLRCCGGRELTALPVMVLPLDEPADPGTVPHTAPTGLRVEPVRDDERLAELARTYRVSMGIEPGLEAEMVRIESRREDNADIIRLAAVLDGRVVGTTVVITAHGVAGIFLVHVAEAHRRRGVGAALTAAALQVGWERGMRCAALVASPAGEPLYRRFGFTTTTEYRLFAFPA
- a CDS encoding NAD(P)/FAD-dependent oxidoreductase, with the protein product MREILIVGGGYAGFYTAWGLEKRLWPGEARVTIVDPRPYMTYQPFLPEVVAGSVEARHAAVSLRRHLHYTRLVAGSVTEIRHSARTVTVRSESRLSLDLHYDVLVVTAGAVTRTFPIPGLNDQAYGLKHVEEAVAIRDRLLTSFDRAAGLPRGPERAKLLSVTVVGGGFSGVEGFGELLALATALLKQYPEIGADEPAFHLVEARDRILPEVTDRPGAWVVRSLEKRGARVHLNTQLLSAEDGRVRLSDGTEYDSGLLVWTAGNAANPIVHNHSDLPVDERGLLTVRADLRVTTDTDVVPDVWAAGDDASVPDLAAGRPGAHTVPNAQHAVRQGKLLAKNILASLRGRPTKDYVHRSLGVVATLGLGRGIFQYRGLVIKGFPAWLMHRGYHVLAIPSWERKTRVFAVWVTALLYGRDIVSLASVQHPREAFVSRGELRRGEEPAQPGGRLTA